TGCGGAACCTGCTTCTACTACGTCATGACGCGTGGCCTTGTTACGGCCGCCCCTCGCAAAAAGGCGTGAGAGCCTTCCGGCCCGGATGCCTCATGCCGCAGCCAACGGGCTTGCCGAGGAACGGCCGCCGCCTTAAGCGGGGGGACCATCACGAGGACCGCCATGAGCATCACCGGCCAGCAACTCGAGGACATCCGCCAGGCGCGCGCGACGACCACGGCCACCCTGCGGCCGACCGTGCCGGCGCTGGAGGAGGTGCTCTATGAGCCCATCCCGCTGCTCGACCACGGCTTCATCCGGGTGATCGACTATATGGGCGACGACAATGCCGTGGTGCAGGCCGCCCGCGTCTCCTACGGACGCGGCACCAAGAAGGTGAGCGAGGATCGCGGCCTCATCATGTATCTGATGCGGCACTGGCACACGACGCCGTTCGAGATGGCCGAGATCAAGTTCCATGTGAAGCTGCCCATCTTCGTGGCGCGCCAGTGGATCCGCCATCGCACCGCCAGCGTGAACGAATATTCCGCCCGCTATTCCATCCTCGACAAGGAATTCTATCTGCCGGCGCCGGAGCAGCTCGCCGCCCAATCGAGCGCGAACCGGCAGGGGCGCGGCGACGTGCTGGAGGGTGAGGAAGCCCAGCGGGTGCTCGACCTGCTGCGCGGCGATGCCGAGCGCACCTATGCCGATTATGCCTGGATGCTGAACGAGGGCACGGACGAGCAGGCCGCCGATCCCGACCGCTCGGGCCTGGCGCGTGAACTCGCCCGGATGAACCTGACGCTGAACACCTATACTCAGTGGTATTGGAAGACCAATCTCCACAATCTCATGCACTTCCTGCGCCTGCGGGCCGATCCGCATGCGCAGTATGAGATCCGCGTCTATGCGGAGAAGATGCTCGACATCATGAAGCGCTGGGTGCCGATCACCACGGAAGCCTTCATCGAGCACCGCATGGAATCGGCGAGCCTCTCGCGCACGGCGCTGGCGGCGGTGAAGCGCATGATCGCTGGTGA
The Azorhizobium caulinodans ORS 571 genome window above contains:
- the thyX gene encoding FAD-dependent thymidylate synthase — translated: MSITGQQLEDIRQARATTTATLRPTVPALEEVLYEPIPLLDHGFIRVIDYMGDDNAVVQAARVSYGRGTKKVSEDRGLIMYLMRHWHTTPFEMAEIKFHVKLPIFVARQWIRHRTASVNEYSARYSILDKEFYLPAPEQLAAQSSANRQGRGDVLEGEEAQRVLDLLRGDAERTYADYAWMLNEGTDEQAADPDRSGLARELARMNLTLNTYTQWYWKTNLHNLMHFLRLRADPHAQYEIRVYAEKMLDIMKRWVPITTEAFIEHRMESASLSRTALAAVKRMIAGEQVTAATSGLSAREWRELAATLGLPEA